The DNA sequence TTAGGGTTCTTTGACATACTGAAACAACCTCTAATCTTAACCTACAAGAATACCCACTTTATTCTGCTCACCTCTCtcacctctctccctctcttctgcTTCTTACTCTACTATGAACTATTGCTCCAGAAAACCCTGGTCCGAATCTCGGAATTCGTACGCCATCAACACCCCGATTCCTTCGGGTACCATTGGCAAACACTGCTCCATACAGCCACAAGAACGATCGTTATATTTTCCAACAGCTTGATCCAACTGGGAATTCTCTACCTTGTGCCTTTTCGTCTCCTAGAGCTTTGCTCCGTTTATGTCACCGTTGATTTGGCATCAAAGATCCATCGTCCAGAGCGAAAACCGGCAATCAGAGCCGGTTTGAGAGGCACCGTCGTCACGTCCATCTGGGTTCTTTTCTTCTCAACTTGTACTCTACTTGGATCAACATGGTTAGCATCAATCTACTACGTAATACTGAGGAACTTAGGGGGTAAATATAATATgtattttggagtgttttataGGGCAGCTTGTATGGCATTGCTAGCAAAATATTTAGAATGGAGCTCTATATGGAACATGGCAATTGTGATTTCAGTACTGGAGGATAAACATGGAGCCAATGCATTGATGCTCTCAGCTTCTCTAATCAGAGGTAGCGAGCGGCGACGGTGTCAAGGACTTG is a window from the Malus domestica chromosome 16, GDT2T_hap1 genome containing:
- the LOC103403000 gene encoding uncharacterized protein; the encoded protein is MVKQKLGFFDILKQPLILTYKNTHFILLTSLTSLPLFCFLLYYELLLQKTLVRISEFVRHQHPDSFGYHWQTLLHTATRTIVIFSNSLIQLGILYLVPFRLLELCSVYVTVDLASKIHRPERKPAIRAGLRGTVVTSIWVLFFSTCTLLGSTWLASIYYVILRNLGGKYNMYFGVFYRAACMALLAKYLEWSSIWNMAIVISVLEDKHGANALMLSASLIRGSERRRCQGLVISLVFSVFGLALRGSCWFFACCGRRNGVVAHAGVFCILNVMKWVVFVVYFNSCKRQSLWRKGGGKAFGDNGWNAKTAYEVCVPPDDGLDVRTC